One Lemur catta isolate mLemCat1 chromosome 15, mLemCat1.pri, whole genome shotgun sequence genomic window carries:
- the MEIOC gene encoding meiosis-specific coiled-coil domain-containing protein MEIOC, translating into MLTGSTSFYDCYKSQSEDNVDLRQTYTPLSSSTEYSSSVDSSLFCAPWSTYRDDIKQPSNSQINVKNRIQTERNDYGSETDLYGLVSNILEEQDKSQPYFAEGTCSSNLKSVWPMNTSRFADHHDLLTETKRPIDTAISQQAFYSGESVSAVEKQYLHNSNLTPQQKLDELYHGFTGLDLEEQWMYLSRSDHSICYNIQTNDTAKTTFQEYPFIKNCFTPQTGLSDIIKESVVDTYSYGREKVCAKGLEAPLQQKRAEIFLSQLNRYNENADYCRYPEYAHPSQAKLNKCSNFSVQDSKKLANGTPETPTVEADTYAKLFQVKPANQKKMEETIPDQQNFTFPKTTPHLTEKQFAKEAAFTADFGLKSEYGLKPHTACPANNDFPNVTEKQQFAKPDPPNSEYFKSVNLLTNSAASSGGINLNRPTWMNVQTKNNTPIPYRNQGNLMKLNSHLSAASKGSNHSSDFPQLSSTNLTPNSNLFQKYCQENPSAFSSFDFSYNGAERIQSISHMEGLTKTGEENLFESVTDKKIKQPNGFCDNYSAQQYGIIENVNKHNFQAKPQGGHYDPEEGPKHLDGLSQNTYQDLLESQGHFNSHRQGSGDNNINSRVNRTQASCFSNNYMMGDLRHNQGFQQLGSNGFPLRSTHPFGHSVVPLLDSYDLFSYDDLSHLYPYFNDMMYGDNSFSGFVPTFGFQRPIKTRSGPASELHIRLEECYEQWRALEKERKKTELALAKNYPGKKVSSTNNTPIPRLTSNPSRVDRLVVDELREQARVVTLLGKMERLRSSPLHANISTALDRQLESIHIVQSRRKDEIVNASNRQRQGVPRCQDDRDVFALASAIKEMCVATRKARTTLWCALQMTLPKTATTAGQTDVQKALQDIVNCEDKVHESINSSNPANQRGETNKH; encoded by the exons aGTGAAGACAATGTAGACCTAAGGCAGACCTATACTCCACTTTCTTCATCAACAGAATATTCAAGTTCTGTAGATTCTTCACTTTTCTGTGCACCATGGTCTACTTACAGAGATGATATTAAACAACCTTCTAATTCTCAGATCAATGTAAAGAACAG gattCAAACTGAAAGAAATGACTATGGCAGTGAAACAGACTTATATGGACTTGTGTCTAACATTTTGGAAGAACAAGATAAGTCACAGCCATATTTTGCTGAAGG GACCTGCTCCTCCAATTTAAAGTCAGTTTGGCCAATGAACACAAGCAGATTTGCAGATCACCATGACCTTTTAACAGAAACCAAAAGGCCAATAGATACAGCCATCTCTCAGCAAGCTTTTTATAGTGGTGAATCTGTGTCAGCAGTGGAAAAGCAATACCTGCATAATAGTAATCTCACACCACAACAAAAATTAGATGAACTTTATCATGGATTTACTGGTTTAGACCTTGAAGAACAATGGATGTACCTTTCACGAAGTGATCATTCTATCTGTTACAATATTCAGACAAATGATACAGCTAAGACAACATTCCAAGAATATCCATTTATCAAAAACTGTTTTACACCACAAACTGGTCTGTCTGACATCATAAAAGAATCAGTAGTTGATACCTACTCTTATGGAAGAGAGAAAGTATGTGCTAAAGGTCTTGAAGCACCATTACAGCAAAAAAGGGCAGAGATATTTCTTTCCCAATTAAATAGATACAATGAAAATGCAGATTATTGTAGATACCCAGAATATGCTCATCCTAGTCAGGCTaagcttaataaatgttcaaattttagtgtccaagatagtaaaaaattagccaatgGCACACCTGAAACACCAACTGTAGAAGCAGACACCTACGCAAAGTTATTTCAGGTTAAACcagcaaatcagaaaaaaatggaggAGACAATCCCGGACCAGCAGAACTTCACATTTCCAAAAACTACACCACATCTGACAGAAAAACAGTTTGCAAAGGAAGCAGCATTCACTGCTGATTTCGGCTTAAAATCAGAATATGGACTAAAACCTCACACAGCTTGTCCAGCCAATAATGATTTTCCTAATGTCACAGAAAAGCAACAGTTTGCTAAACCTGATCCCCCAAATTCTGAGTATTTTAAATCAGTGAATTTATTAACAAACTCAGCAGCATCTTCAGGAGGTATCAATTTAAACAGACCAACTTGGATGAATGTTCAAACGAAAAATAACACTCCTATTCCTTATCGAAATCAAGGTAACTTGATGAAATTAAATAGTCATTTAAGTGCAGCTTCAAAAGGTTCTAACCATTCTTCAGATTTCCCCCAACTATCATCCACAAATTTAACCCCAAATagcaatttatttcagaaatattgcCAAGAAAACCCTTCAGCATTTTCTAGTTTTGATTTTAGTTACAATGGTGCAGAAAGAATTCAATCTATCAGTCACATGGAAGGACTGACAAAAACTGGAGAAGAAAATCTCTTTGAATCGGTTAccgataaaaaaataaagcagccaAATGGATTTTGTGATAACTATTCAGCTCAACAGTATGGGATcattgaaaatgtaaacaaacataatTTTCAAGCCAAGCCCCAGGGTGGACATTATGATCCTGAGGAAGGTCCAAAGCATTTAGATGGCTTATCTCAAAATACATATCAAGATCTGTTGGAGTCACAGGGTCATTTTAATAGCCACAGACAGGGAAGTGGAGACAACAATATTAATAGCCGTGTGAATCGCACACAGGCGTCATGCTTTTCTAATAATTATATGATGGGAGATTTAAGGCATAATCAGGGTTTTCAACAACTCGGTTCAAATGGGTTTCCCCTAAGATCTACCCACCCCTTTGGCCATTCAGTTGTTCCACTGTTGGATTCCtatgatttgttttcttatgaTGACTTAAGCCATTTATACCCTTATTTTAATGATATGATGTACGGTGATAATTCCTTTTCTGGTTTCGTGCCAACTTTTGGATTTCAAAGACCAATTAAAACCCGTAGTGGACCAGCCAGTGAACTTCATATTCGTCTAGAAGAGTGCTATGAACAATGGAGAGCattagaaaaggagagaaaaaag acTGAATTAGCCCTTGCCAAGAATTATCCAGGAAAAAAAGTATCTAGTACCAACAACACTCCAATTCCAAGGCTGACCTCCAACCCATCTAGAGTTGATCGCTTAGTTGTGGATGAACTTCGAGAACAAGCCAGA GTTGTGACTTTACTGGGCAAAATGGAACGTCTTCGAAGCTCTCCCCTTCATGCCAATATCTCTACTGCTCTTGATAGACAGTTGGAGTCCATTCACATTGTACAGTCACGTAGAAAGGATGAAATTGTTAATGCTTCAAATCGGCAAAGGCAAGGAGTTCCTAGATGCCAAGAtgacagag ATGTGTTTGCCCTTGCTTCAGCAATTAAAGAGATGTGTGTGGCAACTCGGAAAGCACGCACTACCCTGTGGTGTGCACTGCAGATGACCTTGCCAAAAACAGCCACTACAGCTGGCCAAACTGATGTGCAAAAAGCTTTACAAGATATAGTAAACTGTGAAGACAAAGTCCATGAAAGCATAAATAGTAGCAACCCAGCGAACCAGAGAggtgaaacaaacaaacattaa